The genomic window CTAGATATTAATTTTATTATGGACCCTGCATTGCAGGGTTTCTTTTTGTTGTAGCTTTGGTGATAAACATAAAAATTAAAACCTGTTTTCATCAATGTTAAAATTAGATGACAATCTTTTTTTATTCTTCTTTTAAAAGTTTACAATATAGTAGAATAGGGTAGAGCACCTGAATGCTTCCTTCAACATCTAAGATTTTTCTTAACGAATGAGAAAAGGGGTTTTACACACCTTTACTCTATTCCTGTGAGGTGGAAAAATGAGAATAGTTGTCAGCGGAGGGGGAACGGGCGGACATATATATCCTGCGCTCGCTCTTATACGCGAAATTGCAAAAGAAAATAAGAATGCACAGTTTCTATATATCGGCACTGAAAAAGGTTTGGAAAGCAAAATTGTCACCCGTGAACAAATTCCTTTTAAATCGATACATATTACCGGTTTTAAACGAAAACTGTCCTTTGAAAATATCAAGACAGTTTTCCGGTTTGTTAAAGGTGTGAGAGACAGTAAAAAAATCTTAAAGGAGTTTAATCCCGATGTCGTCATCGGAACAGGGGGGTATGTTTGCGGACCGGTCGTTTATGCAGCTTCAAGAATAGGGATACCTACGATCATTCATGAACAAAACAGCGTGCCCGGATTAACAAATAAATTCTTGAGCCGTTATGTAGACAAGATTGCCGTTTGCTTTGAAGAGGCAAAAGCATTTTTTCCGAGTGAAAAAGTAGTATTAACCGGAAATCCCCGCGCTTCAGAGGTAGTCGGACAAGACGGTATTCATGGAAGGCTTTCGTCGGGCCTTAAAGTGAAAGATCCGGCCGTGTTGATTTTTGGCGGTAGCCGCGGAGCCAGACCCATCAATGAAGCCGTTTTAAAAACGTTGTCCCAGTTTGAGGAAAAACCGTACCAGGTTCTGTATGTAACCGGGGATGTGCATTATGAGGAAGTTAAAAAAGAAGTTGAATTAATTGGGAATCCTGATAATGTTGTCATAAAGCCGTTTATCCATAATATGCCCGAGGTTCTGGCGGGCATTGATTTAGTGGTATCGAGAGCTGGTGCAACTACTTTAGCGGAATTAACTTCTTTAGGAATTCCGAGTATACTTATTCCAAGCCCCTATGTAACCAATAATCATCAAGAGAAAAATTCAAGAGCATTAAGCGACCATGGCGCAGCCATTTTATTGCTTGAAAAAGATTTGACTGGTTCAAAACTGGTTGAACATATTGACCAGATTCTTATGGATAAAGATAAATTAACTGAAATGAAGAATGCTGCTAAAAGGCTTGGGATGCCGGATGCAGCCAGAAAATTTTACATGGTCATTCAAGAGCTTGCAGCAAAAAAACAAAAGTAGCCCAGACTTCCTTTTGCGCATAGACTAATTACACAATAAGGACAATGGAAGGAAGGTTTATATGAACGAATTGATAAAAAAACTTAAGGAATTGAATGTTGGTAAAGTGAAGGAAAATGAACCTTTAGCAAACCATACTACGATAAAAATTGGCGGGCCGGCCGATTTGTTTATCGAGCCTTCATCTATTGATAATTTAAAAAAGACAATAGATCTAATCAGGGAATATAACGTGAAATGGACAGCAATCGGGAGAGGTTCCAATTTACTTGTTTCCGATAAAGGGATTGAAGGGGCAGTTATCAAACTGGGCCCAGGGTTAGACGGCTTAGAAGTGAAAGATACTGTTGTAAAAGTCGGAGGAGGGCACTCTCTTGTCAGTCTCGCAACGATGATAAGCAGAAAGGGATTGTCCGGGTTGGAATTTGCTGCAGGAATTCCGGGGTCTGTCGGCGGTGCCGTTTATATGAATGCGGGCGCACATGGGTCAGATATTTCTAACATATTGGTTAAAGCTCATATTCTTTTTGAAGACGGAACAATGGAATGGCTGACTAATGATGAAATGGAGTTTTCATACAGAACTTCGGTTTTGCAAAAAAAACGTCCAGGGATAGTTGCAGAAGCTGTTTTTCAGCTTGAAGAAGGGGAAAAAGAAGCGATTTTGTCAAAATTACAAAAAAATAAAGATTACCGAAAAGAAACCCAACCATGGAATTTCCCGTGTGCAGGAAGCATTTTCAGAAATCCGCTGCCACATTATGCCGGGAAATTAATTGAATCGGCTGGATTAAAAGGCCATTCAATCGGAGGCGCCATGATCTCTGAAATGCATGGTAATTTTATTGTCAATACGGGAAATGCAAAAGCTCAGGATGTTCTTTCTTTGATTGAGCATATTAAAGAAACGATTTACAATTTATATCAAATCAAAATGGAAACAGAAGTTGAAATAATCGGCCGAATGTAACAAGAATATCCTTACGGCTTACAAATTTTGTGATATAATTGCCTAGCAAAGCAAATACCGATTGGAATTTTTGTGAAAACGGCATGAATATAGTGCCGTTGTTTTCACTTTACACAAACGCTTTTTCTTTGACAGCAATGATAGTCAGCTTCACTTTTTTGTTGGTGGTGAATTGGATGGATAAAGGGAAAATTGTCTCAATAGAAGACAGAATTCCTAAACTTAAACAACAGAGACGAAAGAAAGCGAATAGAAGAGTCATATTGCTTCTACTATTGTTTTTTTCATTGATCGCCTGTGTTGTTTATTTTCAATCACCATTAAGCCACGTAAAAAAGGTTAAAGTTAATGGGAATGAAGTTTACCCGAAGGAAGAATTACTATCATTAATCGGTATGACAAAATCGACAAATATTTGGAAGGTAGATGAGGAAGCAATCGAGGATAAGTTAAGAAAGTTGCCCGAAATTAAGTCTGCTAATGTAAAGATTAAGCTTCCTCATATCGTTATTATAAATGTGAAGGAATACAAGCGTATAGCTTACATCGTAAAAGAGTCAAGCTATTTGCCGGTTCTTGAAAACGGAGAAATTTTAAAAAGTGAGCAAACTGCCGACTTGCCCGTAAGCGCCCCGTTGTTAATTGGATTCTCAGAAGGCGACGTCTTGGAAGAAATGATTTTTAGTCTTCAAATTTTACCTGAAGAAGTGATAAATTCCATTTCTGAAATCCATTACAAACCAAAGAAAACAGATGCTTACAGGATCGTCTTATATATGAATGATGGTTTTGAGGTAAGTGCGACGCTGCGAAGTTTTGCTGAAAAAATGGCTCATTACCCTTCGATTGTCAGCCAGCTCGATCCTGATAAAAAAGGAGTTATCGATTTGGAAGTAGGCTCTTATTTCAAGGCTTTTGATGAGGAAGGAACTAAAAATGCTGAAAAAGAATAAGACGATGAAGGTGAAGGGTAATCACGTCATTCTTTCATTAGTTTGTCTCGTTCTTGGGTTTATGCTCGCTTTTTCATATCACTTAACGAAAAAAGAAAAGGAAGCTTCAAAAATTACAGACATGGAATGGGAGAAGACGCTGGACCTTCGCAATCAGTTGATCAAGCAGGAACAAGCAAACCGGGAGTTGCAAAAGGAATTGAATCAAGAACAGGAAAAGGTTCTTGAAATTGAAAAGCAGCTGGCAAAAGAAGCACAAGTTTATTTTAATCTTGCCGAAGATGCTGAAAAACTTAGGATGTATTTAGGAAAAGTAGCCGTAAAAGGGAAAGGCGTCCAAATTATACTTGATGATGGAAAATATGATCCGAATGAAAAGAACATGAACAATTATCTCGTACATGAACATCATATTTTTAAAGTTATTAACGAATTATATATTTCAGGGGCTCAAGCCGTTGCTATTAACGGCCAGAGGTTGACTCACAATTCATACATAGTTTGTGACGGTCCCGTGATCACAGTGGACGGCTATCAGCATCCGGCTCCTTTCGTCATATCAGCAATCGGTGATCCTGAAGTGTTGGAGTCGGCGATTAATTTAACCGGCGGGGTAAAAGACCAGCTAGTAAATGACAATATTTTGTTCAGCATTGAGAAAAAGGACGAGATCATTCTTGATCCCATTCTTGGAAGTTAATAAGTGTCCACATTGTTTGGGTGATAAAGAAGGTGGAAATAGTGGACAAGAGAAAGATAATGAGCTTTACGTTGATTTTAATGGTGATTGGGTTTATGCTAGCCATCCAATTTCAGACTGTAAAAGAGCCGGTAACCCGCGATACGAGAGGTACCTGGCAGCTGCGTGAGGATTTGCTGAAAGAAAAAGAACTTGCTTCAAGACTGATTCAGGAAATCCGCTCGAATGAAGAAAAACTTCATAAGTATGAAACCGAACGAAATCAGAACAAAGAACAAGTATTAAGAGAAACACTTGAGGAGCTAAAAAGAGAAGCAGGCCTGACGGAAATGACTGGTCCCGGCATTAAATTAACGATAGAACCGGTATATGAAGAGCTGATGCTTGGCGAAACTGTTTCATCCGTTTCACCGGAATTATTAAAAAGACTAGTCAACGAATTGAATATGTATGATGCACTCCATATATCAATTGATGGAAAACGGATTATAAATACAACGGTTATTCGTGATATTAACAGGGAAACAAAGATCGATGGACATTCCCTTAACAAATTGCCGATTGAAGTTTTAGTGTTAACTGAAAATATGCAGACGGCAGAAAAACTTTATAACCGGATGAAAGTCTCAAAATCTGTTGAAGAATTTTTCATTGACAACTTAAGGATCGAAGTTTCCCAACCTGAAAAAGAAATTACGGTTCCGGCATATGATGATACAATTCGCGTCAGGTATATGGAAGCTGTAAAACCTGACAAAGGAGGCAAATCATAATGTGGCTTCCGTTATTGGGCCTGATACTGGGAATAATGCTCGGCTTGCTGACTGATATAAGAATTCCGGAAGAGTACTCCAATTATTTATCAATCGCTGTGCTTGCTTCTTTAGATACTCTTTTTGGAGGAATTCGTGCACATTTGCAAAATATTTACGACGAAAAAGTATTTGTATCTGGTTTCTTTTTCAATATAATTTTGGCTGCAAGTTTAGCTTTTCTAGGTGTACATCTTGGTGTAGACTTATATTTAGCAGCTGTTTTTGCATTTGGTGTAAGGCTTTTCCAAAATATTGCAGTTATCCGGCGGCTGTTGCTGACGAAATGGACTTCGAACCATGAAAATTAGAAAAAAAATTGAGTTTTTTAAAGGGAAAAGAATAGTTTTGACGAATATTTTTATGAAGAAAAAACGTGTTAATAATAAACTTTTTCACGAAAAATTGTTGTTCAATTTTTGAATTGCAAAAAGGAGGTGCCAAAGAATGAACAGCAATGAAATATATGTAAGTCTTGACATCGGTACATCCAATGTAAAAGTTATCATAGGTGAAATGGTCAACGACTCCTTAAATATAATCGGTGTAGGCAATGTGAAATCTGAAGGCCTTAAAAAAGGATCCATTGTTGACATAGATGAAACCGTTCATTCTATAAAAAGGGCAATTGAGCAGGCTGAGAGAATGATAGGAATGGATATTACAAAGGTTATCGTAGGCATTACCGGTAATCATGTGATGCTTCAGCCTTGCCACGGCGTAGTAGCGGTATCAAGTGAAAACCGTGAAATTACCGATCAAGATGTTGCAAGAGTTATAGATGCAGCCCAAGTCATTTCCATTCCGCCTGAGAGAGAAATTATCGATGTTATTCCAAAACAATTTATTGTTGACGGATTGGATGAGATTACCGACCCAAGGGGAATGATCGGTGTACGTCTTGAAATGGAAGGCATTATTATTACTGGTTCAAAAACCATCCTACATAATACACTTCGCTGTGTTGAACGTGCAGGTTTAGAAATTATGGACATAACATTACAGCCTTTGGCAGCCGGGTCATTCGCCCTTTCCAAAGATGAAAAAAACCTCGGAGTTGCTTTGGTTGACATTGGCGGCGGGTCAACAACAATCGCTGTATTTGAAAACGGCAATCTAAAAGCAACATCCGTATTGCCAGTCGGGGGAGACCATATCACGAAAGATTTATCAATAGGGTTAAGGACATCTACGGAAGATGCAGAAAAAATAAAAATAAAACATGGACATGCCTTTTATGATTATGCATCAGAGGATGAAGTATTCAGTGTTCCGATCATTGGAAGCGACCAACATCAACAATTTAATCAGCTTGAAATTTCTGATATTATTGAAGCAAGAATGGAAGAGATTTTTGAATTAATCCAAAATGAAATTAGAAGATTAGGAGTTCATGACTTACCGGGCGGTTATGTTTTAACTGGCGGTGTAGCCAACATGCAAGGTGTATTGGAACTTGCACAAATTGTTTTTCAAAATCGAGTCCGAATCGCTATTCCTGACTATATAGGCGTTCGGGAACCACAATATACAACGGCTGTCGGTCTAATCAAATTTGCTTATAAAAATGCTAAATTGCAAGGACGAAAACCGGCACAAGCTGTTTCGGAAACAAGCGAAAAACGCGTTCAAAAACAGCCGCAACCAAAAATAAAACCGGAAAAACAACCGGAAGAAAAAGTGACATCAAGAGTGAAAAAGTTCCTGGGCTATTTTTTTGAATAGACCGATCAAAAAGGAATAACGACGAATTAGGAGGATTTGTGATGTTGGAGTTTGATACAAATTTAGATCAACTAGCTACAATAAAAGTAATTGGCGTTGGTGGCGGCGGAAACAACGCGGTTAACCGTATGATAGAGCACGGAGTACAAGGTGTTGAGTTTATTTCTGTCAATACTGATGCCCAAGCTTTAAACTTGTCAAAAGCAGAAGTGAAAATGCAAATTGGCGCTAAGTTAACTAGGGGACTTGGTGCAGGAGCGAATCCGGAAGTAGGTAAAAAAGCTGCTGAAGAGAGCAAAGAGCAGATTGAAGAAGCATTGAAAGGCGCCGACATGGTGTTCGTTACCGCCGGTATGGGCGGCGGAACCGGAACAGGGGCTGCTCCAGTTATTGCGCAAATTGCCCGCGAATTAGGTGCGTTAACGGTTGGGGTTGTTACCCGTCCATTTACGTTCGAGGGAAAAAAGCGTGCAAACCAGGCAGCAGGCGGGATCGCTGCGATGAAAGAAGCTGTTGATACGCTGATTGTCATTCCGAATGACCGCTTGTTGGAAATTGTCGATAAAAGCACCCCAATGCTTGAAGCGTTCCGGGAAGCAGATAACGTGCTACGCCAGGGCGTTCAAGGTATTTCTGACCTAATTGCCGTTCCGGGATTAATTAACCTTGATTTCGCAGATGTAAAAACGATTATGTCAAATAAGGGTTCTGCTTTAATGGGAATTGGTGTAGCGTCCGGAGAAAACCGGGCTGCCGAGGCAGCGAAGAAAGCAATTTCTTCACCACTCTTAGAAACCTCCATTGATGGAGCTCAAGGGGTATTGATGAACATTACCGGCGGCACAAATTTAAGTCTATATGAGGTTCAAGAGGCTGCTGATATCGTAGCTTCAGCTTCTGACCAAGAAGTGAATATGATTTTTGGTTCCGTTATTAATGAAAACTTGAAAGATGAAATTGTAGTCACTGTTATAGCTACCGGTTTTAATGAAGAGGCTATTCAGCCAAAATCATCAAGATCTTCATTGGGTGGAGTTCAGTCAAAACCAAATATACCAAGTATTAAGCGTGAACCAAAACGGGATGAAATTCCGCAAGAAAGCTTGAGAAATCCAACCATTCAAAGTGAAGATCCTCTTGATATTCCGACTTTCTTAAGAAATAGAAATCGTCGACGTTAAAAAGAAAATCCTGATTCCGTATAAAAGGAATCAGGATTTTCTTTTTGGGAAAAAGACAAAATCCGAAATGAATAGAGTAAATTTCTTTCATTTCGATTACAGAATATGACACACTTCTTGAAGGGATGTGCGCTATACTTCTTCGTAAAGGAAGGTTAAATTGAGAGTTTCCATTCATTCAGGGCGAGATTTCTCTTAAGCGAATGAAGCTGCTTGAGAGACTTCCAAAAGGAGGAGGTAATCATGACGATCTATTTGGATGTAATTTGGGCCCTGAATTTTTTGTTTGATAGTTTTCTCCTTTATTTAACTGCGACAATCCTGAAAAGAAATTGCAAAATATGGAGAGTCTTTTTGGGCGGATTCATTGGCTCAAGTATCATTCTATTGTCTGTAACACCGCTAAATTCTTATTCGAGCCATCCGCTGGCTAAATTTATTTATTCGGTCACAATGATCATTGCTGTATTTGGATATAAAAGATGGCGCTACTTTTTTAATGGATTGATGACTTTTTATATGACTACCTTTTTAGCAGGCGGGGCACTGATAGGAGCCCATTATTTCATTCAATTTGATTTTGAACTGTCATCATCTGTGATGATGGCGAGTGTGAGAGGATTTGGCGATCCGATAAGCTGGTTATTTGTATTTATCGGTTTTCCGATTGCCTGGCATTTTTCAAAGCGCAGTTTTGATTCAATTGAGGTTGTAAAACTTCATTATGAACAGCTTGTTAACGTAAAAATTACAATATGGGGAAGGGAAATATTAATTAGAGGATTAATTGACAGCGGAAATCAGCTTTATGATCCTATCTCAAAATTACCTGTTATGTTTGTATCTTTAAAGAAAGCGGATGAAAGAGTACCGGATATCATATTGGACATTGCCGAAAGCCCGGAAGAAGTAATTTTTGGGAATAAGGAAATACCTCCAAAACTGGAAAAAGTTATGAGGATTATTCCATATCGTGTTGTCGGACAAGAACACCAGCTAATTATTGCCTTAAAAGCGGAAAATATCGTAATTGAAAAAAATGGAGAATGCTGGCAAACAAAAAGCGGACTCGTTTCTTTCACGATGCAACAACTTTCCGCTGATGACTTGTTTCAATGCATTGTTCATCCAAAGATGATTACTGGCGCAATGAAAGATGCTCCATATAAAAATGTCAGCCAATATTAATATACTCAGAAAAACTTAGGATAGAAGGAGGACAATTCGTGAAAAATATAAGACTTCGCCTTTCGTACTATTGGTATAAATTGTTGATAAAACTTGGATTAAAAACGGATGAAATATATTATATTGGCGGAAGTGAAGCATTGCCTCCTCCTTTAAGTAAGGAAGAGGAAGAACTGCTGTTAAAAAAGCTTCCAACTGGCGATAAAGCCGCCCGCTCT from Bacillus methanolicus includes these protein-coding regions:
- the murG gene encoding undecaprenyldiphospho-muramoylpentapeptide beta-N-acetylglucosaminyltransferase, which produces MRIVVSGGGTGGHIYPALALIREIAKENKNAQFLYIGTEKGLESKIVTREQIPFKSIHITGFKRKLSFENIKTVFRFVKGVRDSKKILKEFNPDVVIGTGGYVCGPVVYAASRIGIPTIIHEQNSVPGLTNKFLSRYVDKIAVCFEEAKAFFPSEKVVLTGNPRASEVVGQDGIHGRLSSGLKVKDPAVLIFGGSRGARPINEAVLKTLSQFEEKPYQVLYVTGDVHYEEVKKEVELIGNPDNVVIKPFIHNMPEVLAGIDLVVSRAGATTLAELTSLGIPSILIPSPYVTNNHQEKNSRALSDHGAAILLLEKDLTGSKLVEHIDQILMDKDKLTEMKNAAKRLGMPDAARKFYMVIQELAAKKQK
- the murB gene encoding UDP-N-acetylmuramate dehydrogenase, translated to MNELIKKLKELNVGKVKENEPLANHTTIKIGGPADLFIEPSSIDNLKKTIDLIREYNVKWTAIGRGSNLLVSDKGIEGAVIKLGPGLDGLEVKDTVVKVGGGHSLVSLATMISRKGLSGLEFAAGIPGSVGGAVYMNAGAHGSDISNILVKAHILFEDGTMEWLTNDEMEFSYRTSVLQKKRPGIVAEAVFQLEEGEKEAILSKLQKNKDYRKETQPWNFPCAGSIFRNPLPHYAGKLIESAGLKGHSIGGAMISEMHGNFIVNTGNAKAQDVLSLIEHIKETIYNLYQIKMETEVEIIGRM
- a CDS encoding cell division protein FtsQ/DivIB; the encoded protein is MDKGKIVSIEDRIPKLKQQRRKKANRRVILLLLLFFSLIACVVYFQSPLSHVKKVKVNGNEVYPKEELLSLIGMTKSTNIWKVDEEAIEDKLRKLPEIKSANVKIKLPHIVIINVKEYKRIAYIVKESSYLPVLENGEILKSEQTADLPVSAPLLIGFSEGDVLEEMIFSLQILPEEVINSISEIHYKPKKTDAYRIVLYMNDGFEVSATLRSFAEKMAHYPSIVSQLDPDKKGVIDLEVGSYFKAFDEEGTKNAEKE
- a CDS encoding DUF881 domain-containing protein, with the protein product MLKKNKTMKVKGNHVILSLVCLVLGFMLAFSYHLTKKEKEASKITDMEWEKTLDLRNQLIKQEQANRELQKELNQEQEKVLEIEKQLAKEAQVYFNLAEDAEKLRMYLGKVAVKGKGVQIILDDGKYDPNEKNMNNYLVHEHHIFKVINELYISGAQAVAINGQRLTHNSYIVCDGPVITVDGYQHPAPFVISAIGDPEVLESAINLTGGVKDQLVNDNILFSIEKKDEIILDPILGS
- a CDS encoding DUF881 domain-containing protein; this encodes MDKRKIMSFTLILMVIGFMLAIQFQTVKEPVTRDTRGTWQLREDLLKEKELASRLIQEIRSNEEKLHKYETERNQNKEQVLRETLEELKREAGLTEMTGPGIKLTIEPVYEELMLGETVSSVSPELLKRLVNELNMYDALHISIDGKRIINTTVIRDINRETKIDGHSLNKLPIEVLVLTENMQTAEKLYNRMKVSKSVEEFFIDNLRIEVSQPEKEITVPAYDDTIRVRYMEAVKPDKGGKS
- a CDS encoding small basic family protein codes for the protein MWLPLLGLILGIMLGLLTDIRIPEEYSNYLSIAVLASLDTLFGGIRAHLQNIYDEKVFVSGFFFNIILAASLAFLGVHLGVDLYLAAVFAFGVRLFQNIAVIRRLLLTKWTSNHEN
- the ftsA gene encoding cell division protein FtsA gives rise to the protein MNSNEIYVSLDIGTSNVKVIIGEMVNDSLNIIGVGNVKSEGLKKGSIVDIDETVHSIKRAIEQAERMIGMDITKVIVGITGNHVMLQPCHGVVAVSSENREITDQDVARVIDAAQVISIPPEREIIDVIPKQFIVDGLDEITDPRGMIGVRLEMEGIIITGSKTILHNTLRCVERAGLEIMDITLQPLAAGSFALSKDEKNLGVALVDIGGGSTTIAVFENGNLKATSVLPVGGDHITKDLSIGLRTSTEDAEKIKIKHGHAFYDYASEDEVFSVPIIGSDQHQQFNQLEISDIIEARMEEIFELIQNEIRRLGVHDLPGGYVLTGGVANMQGVLELAQIVFQNRVRIAIPDYIGVREPQYTTAVGLIKFAYKNAKLQGRKPAQAVSETSEKRVQKQPQPKIKPEKQPEEKVTSRVKKFLGYFFE
- the ftsZ gene encoding cell division protein FtsZ yields the protein MLEFDTNLDQLATIKVIGVGGGGNNAVNRMIEHGVQGVEFISVNTDAQALNLSKAEVKMQIGAKLTRGLGAGANPEVGKKAAEESKEQIEEALKGADMVFVTAGMGGGTGTGAAPVIAQIARELGALTVGVVTRPFTFEGKKRANQAAGGIAAMKEAVDTLIVIPNDRLLEIVDKSTPMLEAFREADNVLRQGVQGISDLIAVPGLINLDFADVKTIMSNKGSALMGIGVASGENRAAEAAKKAISSPLLETSIDGAQGVLMNITGGTNLSLYEVQEAADIVASASDQEVNMIFGSVINENLKDEIVVTVIATGFNEEAIQPKSSRSSLGGVQSKPNIPSIKREPKRDEIPQESLRNPTIQSEDPLDIPTFLRNRNRRR
- the spoIIGA gene encoding sigma-E processing peptidase SpoIIGA, with the translated sequence MTIYLDVIWALNFLFDSFLLYLTATILKRNCKIWRVFLGGFIGSSIILLSVTPLNSYSSHPLAKFIYSVTMIIAVFGYKRWRYFFNGLMTFYMTTFLAGGALIGAHYFIQFDFELSSSVMMASVRGFGDPISWLFVFIGFPIAWHFSKRSFDSIEVVKLHYEQLVNVKITIWGREILIRGLIDSGNQLYDPISKLPVMFVSLKKADERVPDIILDIAESPEEVIFGNKEIPPKLEKVMRIIPYRVVGQEHQLIIALKAENIVIEKNGECWQTKSGLVSFTMQQLSADDLFQCIVHPKMITGAMKDAPYKNVSQY